The Streptomyces nitrosporeus genome includes a window with the following:
- a CDS encoding PaaI family thioesterase, whose translation MSGTSEGLTPPADAVAPVRHPDAPAPGELLGSHYDHCFGCGDGQPHGLHLAARAGEGVGVTAEFTVQPAHQGAPGLAHGGVLATALDETLGALSWLLRVIAVTGRLETDYVRPVPVGTTLFLDAEVTAVHKRKIYCRATGRTGGPDGPVAVRAEALFIEVKVDHFIDNGRSEEIEAAMSDPDTVRRARAFEVNP comes from the coding sequence GTGAGTGGAACATCTGAAGGCCTGACACCCCCCGCGGACGCGGTGGCGCCGGTCCGGCACCCCGACGCCCCCGCCCCCGGCGAACTCCTCGGGTCGCACTACGACCACTGCTTCGGGTGCGGGGACGGGCAGCCGCACGGGCTGCACCTGGCCGCCCGGGCCGGGGAAGGCGTGGGCGTCACCGCCGAATTCACCGTCCAGCCCGCCCACCAGGGAGCTCCGGGTCTCGCACACGGCGGCGTGCTGGCCACGGCGCTGGACGAGACCCTCGGCGCGCTGAGCTGGCTGCTGCGCGTCATCGCGGTGACCGGACGGCTGGAGACCGACTACGTCCGGCCGGTGCCGGTCGGTACCACTCTCTTCCTGGACGCCGAGGTCACGGCGGTGCACAAGCGGAAGATCTACTGCCGGGCGACCGGCCGGACCGGGGGCCCCGACGGCCCGGTCGCGGTGCGCGCCGAGGCCCTCTTCATCGAGGTCAAGGTGGACCACTTCATCGACAACGGCCGCTCGGAGGAGATCGAGGCGGCCATGTCCGACCCGGACACCGTCCGGCGCGCCCGTGCCTTCGAGGTGAACCCCTGA
- a CDS encoding DUF3093 domain-containing protein — MQPSTSPFDERLTAPRSWWFIAFLIGIACALMLLPLGTLPMLGGLAGGTALSAMAVSGYGSARIRVVAGALVAGDARIPLTALGTAEVLDGEEARAWRTYKADTRAFMLLRSYIPTAVRVEVTDPADPTPYLYLSTREPEALAAALSPAVRA, encoded by the coding sequence ATGCAGCCTTCCACATCGCCTTTCGACGAACGTCTCACCGCGCCCCGTTCGTGGTGGTTCATCGCCTTCCTGATCGGTATCGCCTGTGCGCTGATGCTCCTGCCGCTGGGGACCCTGCCGATGCTCGGCGGCCTGGCGGGCGGGACCGCCCTCTCGGCGATGGCGGTCAGCGGCTACGGCTCCGCGCGGATCCGGGTCGTGGCGGGGGCCCTGGTCGCGGGCGACGCCCGGATCCCGCTGACGGCGCTCGGCACGGCCGAGGTGCTGGACGGGGAGGAGGCGCGCGCCTGGCGTACGTACAAGGCGGACACCCGGGCGTTCATGCTGCTGCGCAGCTACATCCCGACGGCGGTCCGGGTGGAGGTCACCGATCCGGCGGACCCGACCCCGTACCTCTATCTGTCGACCCGGGAGCCCGAGGCCCTGGCCGCGGCGCTCTCCCCCGCCGTACGCGCCTGA
- a CDS encoding potassium-transporting ATPase subunit C, which translates to MNNPAKTTARLLGAGLRALLALTVLCGVLYPLAVTGVAQALFPDKANGSEVTHDGRVVGSALIGQRYDLPPKDGEESPGPDLRLFQPRPSEGLGTNSVNTRYTLLLSGATNLSGDSRVLTSRVAGTKAAVVRDNSVPGHPVDPADVPADAVTSSASGLDPHISPEYARLQARRVAERNGLPYERVARLVREHTEGRVLGFMGEPRVNVLALNTALRELADGGSAPRR; encoded by the coding sequence ATGAACAATCCCGCGAAAACCACCGCACGGCTGCTCGGCGCGGGACTCCGCGCCCTGCTCGCCCTCACCGTCCTGTGCGGGGTCCTCTACCCGCTCGCCGTCACCGGCGTAGCCCAGGCACTCTTCCCGGACAAGGCCAACGGCTCCGAGGTCACCCACGACGGCCGGGTCGTCGGCTCGGCCCTCATCGGCCAGCGCTACGACCTGCCGCCCAAGGACGGCGAGGAGTCCCCCGGACCGGACCTCCGCCTCTTCCAGCCGCGCCCGTCCGAGGGCCTCGGCACCAACAGCGTCAACACCCGCTACACCCTGCTTCTCTCCGGCGCGACCAACCTCTCCGGCGACAGCCGGGTGCTGACCAGCCGGGTCGCCGGCACCAAGGCCGCCGTCGTGAGGGACAACTCCGTCCCCGGCCACCCCGTCGACCCCGCCGACGTACCGGCCGACGCCGTCACCTCCTCCGCATCCGGCCTCGACCCGCACATCTCGCCGGAGTACGCCCGGCTCCAGGCCCGCCGTGTCGCAGAGCGCAACGGCCTGCCGTACGAGCGGGTGGCCCGGCTGGTCCGTGAGCACACCGAGGGGCGCGTCCTCGGCTTCATGGGGGAGCCCCGGGTCAACGTCCTCGCGCTCAACACGGCGCTGAGGGAGCTGGCGGACGGCGGGAGCGCACCCCGCCGATGA
- a CDS encoding sensor histidine kinase, which produces MARGKLRIYLGAAPGVGKTYAMLSEAHRRVERGTDCVVAFVEHHGRPRTEVLLHGLEQIRRRDIEYRSAVFSEMDVDAVLERAPAVALVDELAHTNVPGSRNAKRWQDVEELLRAGIDVISTVNIQHLESLGDVVESITGVRQQETVPDEVARRADQIELVDMSPQALRRRMAHGNIYRSDKVDAALSNYFRPGNLTALRELALLWVADRVDEYLQQYRGEHDISTPWQARERIVVGLTGGPEGRTLIRRASRMAAKGSGSEILAVYIARSDGLTSASPKELAVQRTLVEDLGGTFHHVIGDDIPIALLDFARGVNATQVVLGSSRRKAWQYVYGPGVGATVARESGPDLDVHIVTHEEVAKGRGLPIARGTRLGRTRILWGWAVGVGGPALLSLLLYGMENGPGLANDVLLFLFLTVVAALIGGLRPALASAAVGSMLLNYWFTPPTHTLTVQDPENFVAIVIFFAVAVAVASVVDLAARRTHQAARLRAESEILSALAGSVLRGETALHALLDRVRETFGMESVALLERQNDLEPWTRAGAVGPTPAVRPEDADVDMPVGDHMALALSGRVLPAEDRRVLGAFAAQAAVMLDRQRLVDEAEAARRLAEGNRIRTALLAAVSHDLRTPLAAIKAAVSSLRSADVSWSAEDEAEFLAGIEAGADRLDHLVGNLLDMSRLQTGTVTPLIREIDLDEVVPVALGGVPEGSVDLDIPETLPMVAVDPGLLERAVANIVENAVKYSPDGQLVTVAASALGERVELRVADRGRGVPDEGKERIFEPFQRYGDAPRGAGVGLGLPVARGFVEAMGGTLDAEDTPGGGLTMVLTLRAAPGQVRDGPARPERAVP; this is translated from the coding sequence ATGGCACGCGGCAAACTGCGGATCTACCTGGGTGCGGCGCCCGGTGTGGGAAAGACGTACGCGATGCTCTCCGAGGCCCACCGGAGGGTGGAACGGGGCACCGACTGCGTCGTCGCGTTCGTGGAGCACCACGGCCGGCCCCGTACCGAGGTGCTGCTGCACGGCCTGGAGCAGATCCGCCGCCGTGACATCGAGTACCGCTCCGCCGTCTTCTCCGAGATGGACGTCGACGCCGTCCTGGAACGCGCCCCCGCCGTCGCCCTCGTCGACGAACTGGCCCACACCAACGTGCCCGGGTCCCGCAACGCCAAGCGCTGGCAGGACGTGGAGGAACTGCTCCGGGCCGGCATCGACGTGATATCGACCGTCAACATCCAGCACCTGGAGTCCCTCGGCGACGTCGTCGAGTCCATCACCGGCGTACGGCAGCAGGAGACGGTCCCCGACGAGGTCGCCCGCCGGGCCGACCAGATCGAACTGGTCGACATGTCCCCCCAGGCGCTGCGCCGGCGCATGGCCCACGGCAACATCTACCGGTCCGACAAGGTCGACGCGGCCCTGTCCAACTACTTCCGGCCCGGCAACCTCACCGCCCTGCGCGAGCTGGCCCTGCTCTGGGTCGCCGACCGGGTCGACGAATACCTCCAGCAGTACCGCGGCGAACACGACATCTCCACCCCCTGGCAGGCCCGCGAGCGCATCGTCGTCGGCCTGACCGGAGGCCCCGAGGGCCGTACGCTCATCCGCCGGGCGTCCCGGATGGCCGCCAAGGGCTCGGGCAGCGAGATCCTCGCCGTCTACATCGCCCGCAGCGACGGGCTCACCTCCGCCTCACCCAAGGAACTCGCGGTCCAGCGCACCCTGGTCGAGGACCTCGGCGGCACCTTCCACCACGTCATCGGCGACGACATACCCATCGCCCTGCTCGACTTCGCCCGGGGCGTCAACGCCACCCAGGTCGTCCTCGGCTCCAGCCGCCGCAAGGCCTGGCAGTACGTCTACGGCCCCGGGGTCGGCGCCACCGTGGCCCGGGAGTCCGGCCCCGACCTCGACGTCCACATCGTCACGCACGAAGAGGTGGCCAAGGGGCGCGGACTGCCCATCGCCCGCGGCACCCGGCTCGGCCGCACCCGCATCCTGTGGGGCTGGGCGGTCGGTGTCGGCGGACCGGCCCTGCTCTCCCTGCTCCTGTACGGCATGGAGAACGGCCCGGGCCTCGCCAACGACGTCCTGCTCTTCCTCTTCCTGACCGTCGTCGCCGCCCTGATCGGCGGACTGAGACCGGCGCTCGCCTCCGCAGCCGTCGGCTCGATGCTCCTGAACTACTGGTTCACCCCGCCCACCCACACCCTGACGGTGCAGGACCCCGAGAACTTCGTCGCGATCGTGATCTTCTTCGCGGTGGCGGTCGCGGTCGCCTCCGTGGTGGACCTGGCTGCCCGCCGCACCCATCAGGCCGCCCGGCTGCGCGCCGAGTCGGAGATCCTGTCGGCCCTGGCCGGAAGCGTGCTGCGCGGCGAGACGGCCCTGCACGCCCTGCTGGACCGGGTGCGCGAGACCTTCGGCATGGAGTCCGTCGCCCTGCTCGAACGGCAGAACGACCTGGAGCCCTGGACCCGTGCCGGGGCCGTCGGCCCCACGCCCGCCGTCCGCCCCGAGGACGCGGACGTGGACATGCCCGTCGGCGACCACATGGCGCTGGCCCTCTCCGGCCGGGTCCTGCCCGCCGAGGACCGCCGCGTGCTCGGCGCCTTCGCCGCGCAGGCCGCCGTCATGCTCGACCGGCAGCGCCTGGTGGACGAGGCGGAGGCGGCCCGGCGGCTCGCCGAGGGCAACCGGATCCGGACCGCGCTCCTCGCCGCCGTCAGCCATGACCTGCGCACCCCGCTCGCCGCCATCAAGGCCGCCGTCAGCTCCCTGCGTTCCGCCGACGTCTCCTGGTCCGCCGAGGACGAGGCGGAGTTCCTGGCCGGTATCGAGGCCGGGGCCGACCGGCTGGACCACCTGGTCGGCAACCTGCTCGACATGTCCCGCCTCCAGACGGGCACCGTCACCCCGCTGATCCGGGAGATCGACCTCGACGAGGTCGTGCCGGTGGCCCTCGGCGGGGTGCCGGAGGGCAGCGTCGACCTCGACATCCCGGAGACCCTGCCGATGGTGGCCGTCGACCCCGGGCTGCTGGAGCGGGCCGTCGCCAACATCGTGGAGAACGCGGTCAAGTACAGCCCGGACGGGCAGCTCGTCACCGTCGCCGCCAGCGCCCTGGGCGAACGCGTCGAACTGCGCGTGGCCGACCGGGGCAGAGGGGTGCCCGACGAGGGCAAGGAACGCATCTTCGAGCCGTTCCAGCGCTACGGCGACGCCCCGCGCGGCGCCGGGGTGGGCCTCGGGCTCCCCGTCGCCCGCGGTTTCGTCGAGGCCATGGGCGGCAC
- the kdpF gene encoding K(+)-transporting ATPase subunit F — MTAENITGLVVAVALLGYLVLALLFPERF, encoded by the coding sequence GTGACCGCCGAGAACATCACCGGCCTCGTCGTGGCCGTGGCCCTGCTGGGCTACCTCGTCCTCGCCCTTCTCTTCCCCGAGAGGTTCTGA
- the dut gene encoding dUTP diphosphatase: MRPPVDVLIRRLDPEVPLPAYGHPGDAGADLVTTEAAELAPGERAVLPTGVSIALPDGYAAFVHPRSGLAARCGVALVNAPGTVDAGYRGEIKVILVNLDPRETVRFERFDRIAQLVVQQVEKIRFHEVAELPGSARAGAGFGSTGGHAAVGDVRGGNTQGGNSYASVVSDREGQ, encoded by the coding sequence ATGCGCCCTCCCGTGGACGTGCTCATCCGCCGTCTCGACCCGGAGGTCCCGCTTCCCGCTTACGGGCACCCGGGCGACGCCGGAGCCGACCTGGTCACCACCGAGGCCGCCGAGCTCGCCCCGGGGGAGCGGGCCGTGCTGCCCACCGGGGTCTCGATCGCGCTGCCCGACGGTTACGCGGCCTTCGTGCACCCCCGTTCCGGACTCGCCGCCCGCTGCGGAGTCGCCCTGGTGAATGCCCCGGGGACGGTTGATGCCGGGTACCGTGGGGAGATCAAGGTGATCCTGGTCAACCTCGATCCACGCGAGACCGTGCGGTTCGAACGGTTCGACCGGATTGCCCAACTGGTCGTCCAGCAGGTCGAGAAGATCCGCTTCCACGAGGTGGCGGAGCTCCCCGGCTCGGCTCGGGCCGGGGCAGGCTTCGGGTCCACCGGCGGTCACGCCGCCGTGGGGGACGTCAGGGGCGGTAACACCCAGGGTGGGAACAGCTACGCTTCGGTCGTATCCGACCGGGAAGGACAGTGA
- a CDS encoding ABC transporter ATP-binding protein, with protein MTQHTGGQHGTALAEGPGADAMIRVEDLHRSYGTGAGAVHALRGVSFEIPRGELVALKGRSGSGKTTLLNLVGGLDTPDSGRITVGGTEISGLGEDGLLELRRDRIGFIFQSFGLIPILTAAENVGVPLRLRKADPREREERVGLLLSLVGLADHAQQRPGELSGGQQQRVAIARALANRPALLIADEPTGQLDAETGLAVMELLRAVVRSEGVTALVATHDPQLLGFADRVLELGDGHIVEHV; from the coding sequence ATGACACAGCACACCGGGGGACAGCACGGCACGGCACTGGCGGAGGGACCCGGCGCCGACGCCATGATCCGCGTCGAGGACCTGCACCGCTCCTACGGGACCGGCGCCGGGGCCGTGCACGCCCTGCGCGGGGTGTCCTTCGAGATCCCGCGCGGCGAGCTGGTCGCCCTCAAGGGCCGCTCCGGTTCCGGCAAGACCACCCTGCTCAACCTCGTCGGCGGGCTCGACACCCCCGACAGCGGCCGGATCACCGTCGGCGGCACCGAGATCTCCGGGCTCGGCGAGGACGGACTGCTGGAGCTCCGCCGCGACCGCATCGGCTTCATCTTCCAGTCGTTCGGCCTGATCCCGATCCTGACCGCGGCGGAGAACGTCGGCGTGCCCCTGCGGCTGCGCAAGGCGGACCCCCGCGAACGGGAGGAACGCGTGGGCCTGCTGCTCTCCCTGGTCGGCCTCGCCGACCACGCCCAGCAGCGCCCCGGCGAGCTCTCCGGCGGCCAGCAGCAGCGTGTCGCCATCGCCCGCGCGCTCGCCAACCGGCCCGCGCTCCTCATCGCCGACGAGCCCACCGGGCAGCTCGACGCGGAGACCGGCCTCGCGGTCATGGAACTGCTGCGCGCCGTGGTGCGCAGCGAGGGCGTCACCGCGCTCGTCGCCACCCACGACCCCCAGCTGCTCGGTTTCGCCGACCGGGTCCTCGAACTCGGCGACGGGCACATCGTCGAACACGTCTGA
- the kdpA gene encoding potassium-transporting ATPase subunit KdpA codes for MSPVLSGALQVLALVAALALAYRPLGDHMARVYSSTKDLRVEKWIYRAVGADPRTEMRWPAYLRGVLAFSVVGVLFLYLLQRLQGVLPGSLGFVPIDPDQAFNTAASFVANTNWQSYYGEQAMGHVVQTGGLAVQNFVSAAVGMAVAVALVRGFARSRTGELGNFWADLVRGTVRILLPLSVVGALVLAATGVIQNFSGIHGVGQFDGSVQQFNGGAVASQEVIKELGTNGGGYFNANSSHPFENPNGFSNLFEVFLILLIPFAMTRTFGRMVGSLRQGYAILATMAAFWLGFTALMMWTESAHHGPAFEIAGGAMEGKETRFGIAGSSIFAVATTLTSTGAVNSFHSSFTGLGGGITMLGMQLGEIAPGGVGSGLYGMLVMAVVAVFLAGLMVGRTPEYLGKKIGIREIKLAACYILITPALVLGLTAAALALPTPAGSMTNTGAHGFSEILYAYTSGANNNGSAFAGLNADTQWFNTTIGLAMLLGRFLPMVFVLALAGSLARQSPVPPTAGTLRTQKPLFSGLLAGTVVIVTGLTYFPALALGPLAEGLAS; via the coding sequence ATGAGCCCCGTCCTCTCCGGTGCCCTCCAGGTGCTCGCGCTCGTCGCGGCCCTGGCCCTGGCCTACCGCCCGCTCGGCGACCACATGGCGCGGGTCTACTCCTCGACGAAGGACCTGCGGGTCGAGAAGTGGATCTACCGGGCCGTCGGCGCCGACCCCCGCACCGAGATGCGCTGGCCCGCCTACCTGCGCGGGGTCCTCGCCTTCTCGGTGGTGGGCGTCCTCTTCCTCTACCTCCTGCAACGGCTCCAGGGCGTGCTGCCCGGGTCCCTCGGTTTCGTCCCGATCGACCCCGACCAGGCGTTCAACACGGCGGCGTCCTTCGTCGCCAACACCAACTGGCAGTCCTACTACGGCGAGCAGGCCATGGGCCACGTCGTGCAGACCGGCGGCCTCGCGGTCCAGAACTTCGTCTCGGCCGCGGTCGGCATGGCCGTCGCCGTGGCCCTCGTCCGGGGCTTCGCCCGGTCCCGTACCGGGGAACTCGGCAACTTCTGGGCCGATCTGGTGCGCGGCACCGTCCGGATCCTGCTGCCGCTCTCCGTCGTCGGCGCGCTCGTGCTGGCCGCCACCGGCGTCATCCAGAACTTCTCCGGCATCCACGGGGTCGGGCAGTTCGACGGCTCCGTCCAGCAGTTCAACGGCGGCGCGGTCGCCTCCCAGGAAGTCATCAAGGAGCTGGGCACGAACGGCGGCGGCTACTTCAACGCCAACTCGTCCCACCCCTTCGAGAACCCCAACGGGTTCTCCAACCTCTTCGAGGTCTTCCTGATCCTGCTCATCCCCTTCGCGATGACCCGTACCTTCGGCCGGATGGTGGGCTCCCTCAGGCAGGGGTACGCGATCCTCGCGACGATGGCCGCCTTCTGGCTGGGCTTCACCGCGCTCATGATGTGGACCGAATCCGCCCACCACGGGCCCGCGTTCGAGATCGCGGGCGGGGCGATGGAAGGCAAGGAGACCAGGTTCGGGATCGCCGGCTCGTCGATCTTCGCGGTGGCCACCACCCTGACGTCCACGGGCGCGGTGAACTCCTTCCACTCCTCCTTCACGGGCCTCGGCGGCGGCATCACCATGCTGGGCATGCAGCTCGGCGAGATCGCGCCCGGCGGCGTGGGCTCCGGCCTCTACGGGATGCTGGTCATGGCGGTCGTCGCGGTGTTCCTCGCGGGCCTCATGGTCGGGCGCACACCCGAGTACCTGGGCAAGAAGATCGGCATCCGCGAGATCAAGCTCGCGGCCTGCTACATCCTGATCACACCCGCCCTGGTGCTCGGCCTCACCGCCGCGGCCCTGGCCCTGCCCACCCCGGCCGGCTCCATGACGAACACCGGCGCGCACGGTTTCTCCGAGATCCTCTACGCCTACACCTCCGGTGCGAACAACAACGGCTCCGCCTTCGCGGGGCTGAACGCCGACACCCAGTGGTTCAACACCACCATCGGGCTCGCGATGCTCCTGGGACGCTTCCTGCCGATGGTGTTCGTCCTGGCGCTGGCCGGCTCCCTGGCCCGGCAGAGCCCCGTACCGCCGACGGCGGGCACCCTGCGCACGCAGAAACCTCTCTTCAGCGGACTGCTGGCCGGGACCGTCGTGATCGTCACCGGTCTGACCTACTTCCCGGCGCTCGCGCTCGGGCCGCTGGCCGAGGGGCTGGCGTCATGA
- a CDS encoding DUF4193 domain-containing protein yields MATDYDTPRKTDDDVDQDSLEELKARRSDKTASAVDVDEFDAAEGLELPGADLSNEELAVRVLPKQADEFTCMSCFLVHHRSQLAREKNGQPICRDCD; encoded by the coding sequence ATGGCAACGGATTACGACACTCCACGCAAGACCGACGACGACGTCGATCAGGACAGCCTCGAGGAGCTCAAGGCCCGCCGGAGCGACAAGACGGCCTCGGCCGTCGACGTCGACGAGTTCGACGCGGCAGAGGGACTCGAACTGCCCGGCGCGGACCTGTCCAACGAAGAGCTCGCCGTGCGGGTGCTGCCCAAGCAGGCTGACGAGTTCACCTGCATGAGCTGCTTCCTGGTCCACCACCGCAGCCAGCTGGCCCGCGAGAAGAACGGCCAGCCCATCTGCCGCGACTGCGACTGA
- a CDS encoding DUF3710 domain-containing protein: MFGRRKNSGSAKDSADEAREAEQVVDELDDTDDAAGARRTNLPPAPRPDGPWDLSEVTRPGEGRVDLGGIFVPGVEGMELRVEVAGDAIVAATVVLRDSAIQLQAFAAPKKEGIWGEVREEIASGITQQGGVIDEVEGPLGWELRAQVPVQLPDGTNGVQLVRFVGVDGPRWFLRGVISGQGAVQPQAAGLLETVFRDTVVVRGDGPMAPRDPIVLKLPNDAQMVPEGVQQEEQTNSKFSGGMGQLQRGPEITEVR; this comes from the coding sequence GTGTTCGGACGTCGCAAGAACAGTGGTTCCGCCAAGGACTCGGCGGACGAGGCACGCGAGGCCGAGCAGGTCGTCGACGAGCTCGATGACACCGACGACGCCGCGGGCGCGCGCCGGACGAACCTTCCGCCGGCCCCCCGGCCGGACGGGCCGTGGGACCTCTCCGAGGTGACCAGGCCCGGCGAGGGCCGGGTGGACCTGGGCGGCATCTTCGTCCCCGGGGTCGAGGGCATGGAACTGCGCGTGGAGGTCGCCGGCGACGCGATCGTCGCGGCCACCGTCGTGCTGCGCGACAGCGCGATCCAGCTCCAGGCCTTCGCCGCCCCCAAGAAGGAGGGCATCTGGGGCGAGGTGCGCGAGGAGATCGCCTCGGGCATCACCCAGCAGGGCGGGGTCATCGACGAGGTCGAGGGCCCGCTGGGCTGGGAACTGCGCGCGCAGGTGCCCGTACAGCTCCCGGACGGGACGAACGGCGTCCAGCTGGTGCGCTTCGTCGGCGTCGACGGCCCGCGGTGGTTCCTGCGCGGGGTGATCTCCGGCCAGGGCGCGGTGCAGCCGCAGGCCGCGGGTCTGCTGGAGACGGTCTTCCGGGACACCGTGGTGGTCCGCGGGGACGGCCCGATGGCCCCCCGTGACCCGATCGTCCTCAAGCTGCCCAACGACGCCCAGATGGTGCCCGAGGGCGTGCAGCAGGAGGAGCAGACGAACTCGAAGTTCTCCGGCGGCATGGGCCAGCTCCAGCGCGGCCCGGAGATCACCGAGGTGCGCTGA
- the kdpB gene encoding potassium-transporting ATPase subunit KdpB, with product MSVTVHAPTPQQDRPAGRQQGGGSPKGLFDPGQLLRSLPDAVRKLDPRVMAKSPVMFVVLTGSVLTTVLAALDPGDWFGWAITAWLWLTTLFANLAEAVAEGRGKAQADTLRAARTGAVARRVIGRNEERVPGTDLRVGDLVVCEAGDLVPGDGDVVEGVASVDESAITGESAPVIRESGGDRSAVTGGTRVLSDRIVVRITAEPGETFIDRMIGLVEGAARQKTPNETALDILLASLTVVFLLAVVTLQPFAVYAGREQSMTVLAALLVCLIPTTIGALLSAIGIAGMDRLVQRNVLAMSGRAVEAAGDVSTLLLDKTGTITMGSRQAAEFLPVKGVTGTELAEAAQLSSLADETPEGRSVVSLAERDHGLRARHRDEQTGAEWVPFTAQTRMSGVDTGGRLVRKGAAGSVTAWVTGRGGSVPPDAEVLTELIAKAGGTPLLVAVEDSRGARVLGVIHLKDVVKPGMRERFAELRRMGIRTVMITGDNPLTAKAVAEEAGVDDYLAEATPEDKMALIKREQAGGRLVAMTGDGTNDAPALAQADVGVAMNTGTSAAKEAGNMVDLDSDPTKLIEIVAIGKQLLITRGALTTFSIANDVAKYFAIIPAMFAAVYPGLDKLNIMDLSSPRTAILSAVIFNALIIVALVPLALKGVRYRPAGADRMLRRNLAVYGLGGLVAPFIGIKLIDLVLSLIPGLR from the coding sequence ATGTCCGTCACCGTCCACGCACCCACCCCGCAGCAGGACAGGCCCGCAGGCCGGCAGCAGGGCGGCGGGAGCCCCAAGGGACTGTTCGACCCCGGACAGCTGCTGAGGTCCCTGCCCGACGCCGTACGCAAGCTGGACCCCCGGGTCATGGCCAAGTCCCCGGTGATGTTCGTCGTGCTGACCGGGTCCGTGCTCACCACGGTCCTGGCCGCGCTGGACCCGGGGGACTGGTTCGGCTGGGCGATCACCGCCTGGCTCTGGCTGACTACCCTCTTCGCCAACCTGGCCGAAGCCGTCGCCGAGGGGCGCGGCAAGGCGCAGGCCGACACCCTGCGCGCGGCACGGACCGGCGCCGTCGCCCGCCGGGTCATCGGCAGGAACGAGGAACGCGTCCCCGGTACCGACCTGCGCGTCGGTGACCTGGTGGTCTGCGAGGCCGGCGACCTCGTCCCGGGCGACGGCGACGTCGTCGAGGGCGTGGCGAGCGTCGACGAGTCGGCGATCACCGGGGAGTCCGCCCCGGTGATCCGCGAGTCGGGCGGCGACCGCAGCGCCGTCACCGGAGGGACGAGGGTGCTCTCCGACCGGATCGTCGTCAGGATCACCGCCGAGCCGGGCGAGACGTTCATCGACCGGATGATCGGCCTGGTGGAAGGGGCCGCCCGGCAGAAGACACCCAACGAGACCGCCCTCGACATCCTGCTGGCGTCCCTCACCGTCGTCTTCCTGCTGGCCGTCGTCACCCTGCAGCCCTTCGCCGTGTACGCGGGCCGGGAACAGTCGATGACCGTGCTGGCGGCGCTGCTGGTCTGCCTCATCCCCACGACCATCGGCGCCCTGCTCTCCGCGATCGGGATCGCCGGGATGGACCGGCTGGTGCAGCGCAACGTGCTCGCCATGTCCGGCCGGGCCGTCGAGGCGGCCGGGGACGTCTCCACCCTGCTGCTCGACAAGACGGGCACCATCACCATGGGCAGCCGGCAGGCCGCCGAGTTCCTGCCCGTCAAGGGCGTCACCGGGACCGAGCTCGCCGAGGCCGCCCAGCTCTCCTCCCTGGCCGACGAGACGCCCGAGGGCCGCTCCGTCGTGTCCCTCGCCGAGCGGGACCACGGCCTGCGCGCGCGCCACCGGGACGAACAGACCGGAGCCGAGTGGGTCCCGTTCACCGCGCAGACCCGGATGTCCGGGGTGGACACCGGCGGCCGCCTGGTCCGCAAAGGGGCGGCGGGGTCGGTGACGGCCTGGGTCACCGGGCGCGGCGGCAGCGTCCCCCCGGACGCCGAGGTGCTCACCGAACTGATCGCGAAGGCCGGCGGCACCCCGCTGCTGGTGGCCGTCGAGGATTCCCGGGGAGCACGGGTCCTCGGGGTGATCCACCTCAAGGACGTCGTCAAGCCGGGGATGCGGGAACGTTTCGCCGAACTGCGGCGCATGGGCATCCGTACGGTCATGATCACCGGGGACAACCCGCTGACCGCGAAGGCCGTCGCGGAGGAGGCCGGCGTCGACGACTACCTGGCGGAGGCCACCCCCGAGGACAAGATGGCCCTGATCAAACGGGAGCAGGCCGGCGGCAGGCTCGTCGCGATGACCGGTGACGGGACCAACGACGCCCCCGCACTCGCCCAGGCGGACGTCGGTGTCGCCATGAACACCGGCACCTCGGCCGCCAAGGAGGCCGGGAACATGGTCGATCTGGACTCCGACCCCACCAAGCTCATCGAGATCGTCGCCATCGGCAAGCAGCTGCTGATCACCCGGGGCGCCCTGACCACGTTCTCGATAGCCAACGACGTCGCCAAGTACTTCGCGATCATCCCCGCGATGTTCGCCGCCGTGTACCCGGGCCTGGACAAGCTCAACATCATGGACCTGTCCTCCCCCCGGACGGCGATCCTCTCGGCCGTGATCTTCAACGCCCTGATCATCGTCGCCCTGGTGCCGCTCGCCCTGAAGGGCGTCCGCTACCGGCCGGCCGGGGCCGACCGGATGCTGCGCCGCAACCTCGCCGTCTACGGGCTCGGCGGACTCGTCGCCCCCTTCATCGGCATCAAGCTCATCGACCTGGTCCTGTCCCTGATACCGGGACTGCGCTGA